A genomic stretch from Fusarium musae strain F31 chromosome 9, whole genome shotgun sequence includes:
- a CDS encoding hypothetical protein (EggNog:ENOG41), which translates to MSRALDKSLKESLKHGDHHSIFLEISNVLIEPSNELLEIELLGKSHILDAHTSVLRDENAVAIPKLRLVQAFIVAQKLLKQFQADSQWVSVEDVSRSTAVILLMDPEHLTAANTRKRLIRDKWREEDLQDKLYVEKHLTDSLLTSRLHRHTKSPTLWNHRRWLMEQYRRHNIEVTAEDGLIRTIMISGERHPRNYYAWCHARYLVNTFVLPSSSSQEKISRMIIATQKWCFAHHNDISGWQFLLFLVDKQPAETSPVFRETLKLAASFKWRNESVWYFLRLVTARGVTNYDKEEFESLRKTLWETATEDSIEKTTLERAEQWLMVSQ; encoded by the coding sequence CTTGAGATCTCAAATGTTCTTATCGAACCTTCAAATGAGCTTCTAGAGATCGAGTTATTGGGTAAAAGCCACATCCTGGATGCCCATACATCAGTCTTGCGAGACGAGAATGCAGTGGCCATACCAAAATTACGCCTCGTGCAGGCTTTTATAGTGGCGCAGAAGCTTCTTAAACAGTTCCAGGCCGATAGCCAATGGGTATCGGTAGAAGATGTCTCGAGGTCAACTGCTGTTATTCTGTTGATGGATCCGGAGCATCTGACAGCTGCCAACACGAGAAAACGGCTTATCAGAGACAaatggagagaagaagatctgcAAGACAAACTTTACGTCGAGAAACACCTGACTGATAGTTTACTGACCAGCCGGCTTCATCGACACACAAAGTCACCAACACTATGGAACCATCGCCGATGGCTAATGGAGCAATATCGTCGTCACAATATCGAGGTTACAGCCGAGGATGGCCTCATAAGAACAATCATGATATCTGGAGAAAGACATCCACGGAATTACTATGCATGGTGTCACGCTAGATATCTGGTCAACACCTTTGTCctgccatcatcaagctcacaGGAGAAGATATCACGCATGATCATCGCTACGCAAAAGTGGTGCTTTGCACATCACAATGACATATCTGGCTGGCAATTTCTTCTGTTCCTGGTAGACAAGCAACCTGCCGAAACATCGCCTGTGTTTCGCGAGACATTGAAACTCGCAGCCTCGTTCAAGTGGCGGAATGAATCGGTGTGGTACTTCCTTCGGCTTGTGACTGCTCGGGGAGTCACAAACTATGACAAGGAGGAGTTTGAAAGCCTGCGAAAGACACTCTGGGAGACCGCAACTGAGGACAGTATTGAGAAGACGACGCTTGAAAGAGCAGAGCAGTGGCTCATGGTTAGTCAATGA
- a CDS encoding hypothetical protein (EggNog:ENOG41~MEROPS:MER0078983) has product MRPGSLLAQLALASSAHAFFPYSPSWRVDVGQRRMARSPKSVGNGGGVRMDIKQRSPQSSQPITERAAHEAARLIAKYAGGGIPDTSTLLKRDNKYDVMEATESTKKHTQGVDQDGTDYSYFIEVEVGSKKKTMYMLIDTGAGSSWVMGTSCSSKACQMHNTFGEGDSDSLEVSKSDFNIAYGSGKVSGTWATDTITVAGMSINYQFGLTHTTSDQFIEFAFDGILGLAINKGSDSNFLNALAKSKEVEKNMFCVALNRAADGTNEGEISFGSPNPDKYSGKITYTSIGEDNDWAIEIDDMGYNGKKADIGGIRSFIDTGTSFMFGSPDNVKKLHALIDGAQSNDGTTYTVPCDSNGNLTVTFSGVDYVISPKDWVSPPNKDGKCTSNVYGFEVVKGAWLLGDTFIKNVYAVFDADERRIGFATNAITDGSSTDSEDSSSSTKTMTTTSEATTTSDDTEETGITTTSGSKATAVPDMGLGKESVSSGTATADSSEPTETKDSSAPSGPLSQSRFTFIFCIVPFFALLA; this is encoded by the exons ATGCGCCCAGGATCTCTATTGGCGCAATTGGCCCTGGCCTCATCTGCTCATGCCTTCTTCCCTTATAGTCCGAGCTGGCGTGTCGATGTAGGACAAAGGCGTATGGCTCGAAGTCCCAAGAGTGTGGgcaatggtggtggtgtaCGTATGGATATCAAGCAAAGATCACCTCAG TCTAGCCAACCGATAACTGAGAGAGCAGCTCACGAAGCAGCACGATTGATCGCCAAATATGCTGGAGGAGGCATCCCTGACACCAGTACGCTGCTCAAGCGTGATAACAAATACGATGTCATGGAGGCCACAGAATCGACAAAGAAGCACACTCAGGGTGTTGACCAGGACGGAACTGACTATTCATACTTCATCGAGGTCGAGGTTGGATCGAAAAAGAAGACGATGTACATGCTTATCGACACTGGCGCTGGATCGAGTTGGGTTATGGGCACTTCTTGTTCCAGCAAAGCGTGTCAGATGCACAATACATTCGGCGAAGGCGATTCGGACTCACTCGAAGTATCAAAATCCGACTTCAACATTGCATATGGCTCTGGAAAGGTCTCTGGTACCTGGGCAACCGACACAATCACCGTGGCTGGCATGAGCATCAATTATCAGTTCGGATTGACGCATACGACCTCGGACCAGTTCATCGAATTCGCTTTTGACGGCATTCTTGGTCTCGCCATTAACAAAGGATCCGACAGCAACTTTCTCAATGCCCTGGCCAAGTCTAAGGAAGTCGAAAAGAACATGTTCTGCGTTGCTCTGAACCGTGCAGCTGACGGTACAAACGAAGGAGAAATCAGCTTTGGCTCACCGAATCCCGACAAGTATTCCGGCAAGATCACGTATACTTCTATCGGCGAAGACAATGACTGGGCTATTGAGATCGACGACATGGGCTACAACGGCAAGAAGGCAGATATCGGTGGCATCCGCAGCTTCATCGACACGGGAACATCTTTCATGTTTGGATCACCGGACAACGTTAAGAAGCTCCATGCTCTTATCGATGGAGCCCAGAGCAACGATGGCACCACATATACTGTTCCTTGCGACAGCAACGGCAACTTGACCGTGACTTTCTCTGGAGTCGACTATGTCATCTCCCCAAAGGACTGGGTTTCTCCTCCTAACAAGGATGGCAAATGCACCAGCAATGTCTACGGTTTCGAGGTTGTGAAGGGAGCATGGCTCTTGGGCGACACCTTTATCAAGAACGTCTATGCCGTTTTTGATGCGGACGAGCGCCGAATTG GCTTTGCTACCAACGCTATTACGGATGGCTCAAGCACCGACAGTGAAGACAGcagctcttcaacaaagaCCATGACCACCACCAGTGAAGCGACCACAACGTCTGACGACACCGAAGAGACTGGCATCACAACCACCTCCGGATCAAAGGCAACTGCAGTGCCAGACATGGGTCTTGGTAAAGAATCTGTCTCATCTGGCACAGCCACTGCTGATTCAAGCGAACCTACCGAAACAAAAGACTCATCAGCACCTTCAGGGCCACTATCACAATCCCGCTTCACATTCATTTTCTGTATAGTACCATTTTTCGCCCTCCTGGCATAG
- a CDS encoding hypothetical protein (EggNog:ENOG41): MTHARNDGPPNPHGEDRGLLERGHDYDDDYFGVGDDDYSSGNASADLGKASGKVETDGQPRTPSRVRFDLTPEIVGVSNGEAFGGFADRERRSSDDAYFDVEEATSPGRAHRVPLLTNIEAPSVALANSMGDPSEQAEHEMNRPKSGLKSAFMNMANSIIGAGIIGQPYAVRQAGLVGGILLLVGLTVVVDWTICLIVINSKLSGTSHFQGTVEHCFGHSGLIAISVAQWVFAFGGMVAYGVIVGDTIPHVLVAVWPNLSNVPVIGLLANRQVAIAVFVMGIAYPLTLYRDISKLAKASTFALVGMVVIVLTILIQGILTPSSERGSFTPSLLLFNGGFFQAIGVISFAFVCHHNSLLIYGSLKTPTIDNFSRVTHYSTGISMVFCLVLALGGFLTFGDKTLGNVLNNFPADNTMVNIARLCFGLNMLTTLPLEAFVCREVMLTYFFPDEPFNMNRHLLFSTSLVASALVLSLVTCDLGAVFELVGATSAVAMAYILPPLCYMKLTTRSWRTYMAGAVVVFGMIVMVISVIQAVQKMINSEFPHMPCEDLGT, translated from the exons ATGACGCACGCCAGGAACGATGGCCCCCCGAACCCGCACGGCGAAGACCGCGGCCTCCTAGAACGCGGGCACGATTACGACGACGACTATTTTGGCGTGGGCGACGACGATTATAGCAGTGGAAACGCCAGCGCAGATTTAGGAAAGGCTTCAGGCAAAGTCGAGACTGATGGCCAGCCCCGGACTCCCAGCCGCGTACGCTTCGACTTGACGCCGGAGATCGTGGGCGTTAGCAATGGAGAAGCTTTTGGCGGATTTGCGGATCGTGAGAGACGATCTTCAGATGATGCGTACTttgatgtcgaggaggcGACGAGCCCGGGCCGGGCGCATCGTGTGCCGCTGTTGACCAACATTGAAGCGCCGAGTGTTGCTCTTGCGAACTCTATGGGGGATCCGTCGGAACAAGCTGAGCATGAGATGAATCGACCCAAGTCAGGACTCAAATCTGCTTTCATGAACATGGCGAACTCTATCATAGGTGCGGGCATCATTGGACAACCATACGCTGTGCGCCAAGCCGGACTGGTCGGAGGCATCCTACTGCTGGTAGGCTTGACGGTCGTAGTCGACTGGACGATCTGTCTTATTGTCATCAATAGCAAGCTCAGCGGGACGAGTCATTTCCAAGGGACAGTTGAGCATTGCTTCGGACACTCCGGGCTGATCGCTATCAGTGTTGCGCAATGGGTCTTTGCGTTTGGCGGAATGGTCGCATATGGTGTCATTGTTGGCGATACGATTCCTCATGTTCTGGTCGCTGTGTGGCCAAACTTGTCGAATGTGCCTGTAATAGGACTCTTGGCAAATCGACAGGTCGCGATCGCGGTGTTTGTGATGGGCATTGCGTATCCCCTTACGCTGTATCGCGATATTTCAAAG TTGGCCAAGGCAAGCACGTTTGCGCTTGTTGGTATGGTGGTTATTGTCCTCACCATCCTTATACAAGGTATCTTGACGCCGTCGTCAGAACGGGGCTCGTTTACTCCTtcactcctcctcttcaatgGTGGTTTCTTCCAGGCCATTGGTGTTATTTCATTCG CTTTCGTTTGCCATCACAACTCGCTCCTGATCTACGGGTCTCTCAAGACACCTACCATTGATAACTTTTCCCGAGTCACTCATTACTCAACTGGTATATCGATGGTGTTCTGTCTTGTCCTCGCTCTAGGCGGTTTCCTTACTTTTGGTGACAAGACGTTAGGCAATGTTCTCAACAACTTTCCAGCAGACAACACCATGGTCAACATAGCACGTCTCTGCTTTGGCCTCAACATGCTCACCACCTTGCCCCTGGAGGCATTTGTCTGCCGTGAAGTGATGTTGACATACTTCTTCCCTGACGAGCCGTTCAACATGAATCGCCATCTCCTCTTTAGCACAAGTCTTGTTGCGTCAGCTCTGGTGCTAAGTTTGGTGACCTGTGATCTCGGTGCTgtgtttgagcttgttggagCCACGAGTGCTGTGGCCATGGCTTACATCTTGCCTCCATTGTGCTATATGAAGTTGACGACACGAAGTTGGCGGACATATATGGCGGGTGCAGTGGTTGTGTTTGGCATGATTGTCATGGTCATTAGTGTGATCCAGGCTGTGCAGAAGATGATCAACAGTGAGTTCCCCCATATGCCCTGTGAAGATCTGGGTACTTGA
- a CDS encoding hypothetical protein (EggNog:ENOG41): MAEIRRKLVIVGDGACGKTCLLIVFSKGTFPEVYVPTVFENYVADVEVDGKHVELALWDTAGQEDYDRLRPLSYPDSHVILICFAVDSPDSLDNVQEKWISEVLHFCQGLPIILVGCKKDLRYDQKTIEELRKTSQKPVSPEEGEEVRKKIAAYKYLECSAKTNEGVREVFEHATRAALLSRNTRGSKHKKCLVL, encoded by the exons ATGGCTGAGATCCGCCGAAAGCTCGTCATTGTCGGCGATGGTGCTTGTGGTAAAACCTGTTTGTTGAT TGTTTTCTCCAAGGGCACCTTCCCCGAG GTCTACGTCCCCACCGTTTTCGAGAACTACGTCGCCGATGTCGAGGTCGATGGCAAGCACGTCGAGCTCGCCCTATGGGATACTGCTGGTCAGGAGGATTACGACCGTCTTCGACCCCTGTCCTACCCCGACTCCCATGTTATCCTGATCTGCTTCGCTGTTGACTCTCCTGACTCTCTCGACAACGTCCAGGAGAAG TGGATCTCTGAGGTTCTGCACTTCTGCCAAGGTCTCCCTATCATTCTCGTCGGCTGCAAGAAGGACTTGCGATACGACCAGAAGACCATCGAGGAGCTCCGAAAGACCAGCCAGAAGCCTGTCTCCCCCGAGGAG GGTGAGGAGGTTCGCAAGAAAATCGCTGCCTACAAGTACCTTGAGTGCTCAGCCAAGACCAACGAGGGCGTCCGCGAGGTGTTTGAGCACGCTACTCGCGCTGCTCTGCTGTCGCGAAACACCCGTGGTAGCAAGCACAAGAAGTGCCTTGTTCTGTAA
- a CDS encoding hypothetical protein (EggNog:ENOG41): MSHSHDGHSHSHDGGFNAVEHGHSHEILDGPGSFLGREMPIVEGREWSERAFTIGIGGPVGSGKTALMLALSLALRKEYSLAAVTNDIFTREDAEFLTRNKALPPPRIRAIETGGCPHAAVREDISQNLAALEDLHREFDTDILLIESGGDNLAANYSRELADFIIYVIDVSGGDKIPRKGGPGITQSDLLVVNKTDLAEIVGADLGVMERDARKIREGGPTVFAQVKKDVGVDHIIRLIKSAWKASGAEEERRSKGGPRPTEGLEQLE; this comes from the exons ATGTCGCACTCTCACGACGGTCACTCTCACTCCCACGATGGAGGCTTCAATGCTGTTGAGCATGGCCACTCTCACGAGATTCTCGATGGTCCTGGGAGCTTCTTGGGTCGTGAGATGCCAATTGTAGAAGGGCGAGAATGGTCCGAGAGAGCTTTCACCATTGGCATTGGAGG TCCCGTCGGTTCCGGAAAGACTGCTCTCATGCTTGCCCTCTCCCTTGCGCTCCGAAAGGAGTACTCCCTCGCTGCCGTGACGAACGACATCTTCACCCGCGAGGACGCAGAGTTCCTCACCCGAAACAAAGCCCTCCCACCTCCTCGCATCCGTGCCATTGAGACCGGTGGCTGCCCGCATGCTGCAGTCCGTGAAGATATTTCCCAGAACCTCGCTGCATTGGAGGACCTGCATCGCGAGTTCGACACCGATATTCTCCTTATTGAATCGGGAGGCGACAACCTCGCTGCGAACTACAGTCGTGAACTTGCCGATTTCATCATCTACGTTATCGATGTCAGCGGCGGTGACAAAATTCCTCGAAAGGGTGGCCCTGGTATCACGCAGAGTGATCTTTTGGTTGTGAACAAGACCGATCTAGCTGAGATTGTTGGCGCAGACCTTGGTGTTATGGAGAGAGATGCTCGAAAGATCCGAGAAGGCGGACCAACGGTCTTTGCGCAGGTGAAGAAAGATGTTGGCGTCGATCACATTATTAGACTGATAAAGAGCGCATGGAAGGCCAGTGGtgcagaggaagagagacGAAGCAAGGGAGGTCCCAGACCAACAGAGGGTCTGGAGCAGCTGGAGTAA
- a CDS encoding hypothetical protein (EggNog:ENOG41~BUSCO:EOG092615SM) has product MPVAVAHSHRPTTKVTHKAFKSRAASKHELRDRAKGRVADEKGNRKTPHQQVMSKFDRRNQAKQARLNKHKEHVKETSVFAGKDGAPRHVAVIPLCAGTDLNAAIKQLNSSVDIEENTESGNYRVTVDRFKQKLQYIPIERDLNACLDAARVADFVIVVLSANVEVDELGELILRSVESQGMSTLFTIVEGLDKVEPAKQRQSVLVSLKSFITHFHPEQEKLYSIENRQDCANLMRSLCSTTPKGIRWRDERSWMLAEDVKFAYSESDSTVITGVVRGKGLKADRLIHIGDWGTFQIEKIEAAPLPKQIKKKGEEMTVDPEEAGKLLEEPSEDRDDLVELAPEEVMMDDADDAMTTDATEKKGVLLDDHHYFSDEEAEARKIKKKVPKGTSNYQSAWYLEDVSDSESDMEDFEMKDEAGEEEARPEDGLEGYAPAPGTEGAPSEYPQSEMMIEPDEEEDAKQLEQYRAGKRNEVEDDMEFPDEIELHPHVLARERLARYRGLKSLRTSTWQEDEDRAHEPEEWRRLLQVPNYQSSKSQATREALVGGVEPGTRVHIYVKGISPIQEKTYNPKKPLTLFSLLRHENKKTAVNYLFNLSSDFTKSVKAKEELIVQCGPRRMVIKPLFSQPGQTPNDVHKYCRFLHPGQSAIATFMGPLTWGAVPVLFFKRTTAEEVEKDENENGPHIGLSLIGTGTALPPSTSRVIAKRIILTGHPYHIHKKIVTIRYMFFNREDVEWFKALPLWTKRGRSGFVKEPLGTHGYFKATFDGRINPQDSIGVSLYKRVWPRNAAPVEGPLLEIEPSAVQADGDMMMDDQA; this is encoded by the exons ATGCCCGTCGCTGTGGCTCATTCTCATAGGCCAACCACGAAGGTTACACACAAGGCCTTCAAGTCCCGGGCTGCTTCTAAGCATGAGTTGAGGGACCGCGCAAAGG GCCGAGTTGCCGACGAAAAGGGCAACAGAAAGACTCCTCACCAACAAGTCATGTCTAAATTCGACCGACGAAACCAGGCCAAGCAGGCCCGGTTGAACAAGCATAAGGAACATGTTAAGGAAACCTCTGTTTTCGCTGGAAAGGATGGCGCTCCTCGGCATGTCGCCGTCATTCCTCTTTGCGCTGGAACCGACCTTAACGCTGCGATCAAGCAGCTTAACAGCAGTGTCGATATCGAGGAGAACACCGAGAGCGGCAACTACCGAGTCACAGTCGACCGATTCAAGCAAAAGTTACAATACATCCCTATCGAGCGAGACCTGAACGCCTGTCTTGATGCTGCCCGTGTCGCCGATTTCGTCATTGTCGTCCTGTCCGCCAACGTTGAGGTCGATGAACTTGGAGAGTTGATCTTGCGAAGTGTTGAGAGCCAGGGCATGTCCACCCTCTTCACTATCGTTGAAGGTCTTGACAAGGTTGAGCCTGCGAAGCAGCGACAAAGTGTTCTGGTCTCCCTCAAGTCTTTCATCACACATTTTCACCCCGAGCAAGAAAAGCTTTACAGCATCGAGAACCGACAAGATTGTGCCAACCTCATGCGATCACTGTGCAGCACAACACCAAAGGGCATCCGGTGGAGAGACGAGAGGAGTTGGATGCTTGCGGAGGATGTCAAGTTCGCCTACTCCGAGTCCGATTCGACAGTTATCACTGGTGTTGTCCGAGGCAAGGGCCTCAAGGCCGACCGTCTTATTCACATTGGCGACTGGGGAACTTTCcagattgagaagattgaggctGCTCCTCTGCCCaagcagatcaagaagaagggagaggagaTGACCGTTGACCCCGAAGAGGCTGGTAAGCTTCTGGAGGAGCCTTCTGAAGATCGTGATGACTTGGTGGAGCTGGCTCCTGAGGAGGTCATGATGGACGATGCTGATGACGCTATGACAACTGATGccactgagaagaagggtgttCTTCTGGATGATCACCACTATTTCTCagatgaggaggctgaggcaagaaagatcaagaagaaggtccCCAAGGGTACCTCCAACTACCAGTCAGCTTGGTATCTGGAGGATGTCTCTGACTCAGAGTCCGATATGGAAGACTTTGAGATGAAGGATGAGGCCGGTGAGGAGGAGGCCCGCCCTgaggatggccttgagggGTACGCCCCTGCACCCGGCACTGAGGGCGCTCCCTCAGAATATCCTCAATcggagatgatgattgagccagatgaggaggaggatgctaAGCAACTTGAGCAATATCGCGCTGGAAAGCGAAACGAGGTCGAGGACGATATGGAGTTTCCCGATGAGATTGAGTTGCACCCTCATGTCTTGGCCCGAGAGCGTCTGGCCAGATATCGTGGTCTGAAGAGTCTGCGAACCAGTACCTGgcaggaggatgaggatcgCGCACATGAACCTGAGGAGTGGAggcgtcttcttcaagttccaAACTATCAATCCTCAAAATCTCAAGCAACAAGAGAGGCTCTAGtcggtggtgttgagccTGGTACTCGCGTTCACATCTACGTCAAGGGCATCTCTCCTATTCAGGAGAAGACCTACAACCCCAAGAAGCCCCTcactctcttttctcttctacgacatgagaacaagaagacggCTGTCAACtacctcttcaacctcagctcTGACTTCACCAAgtctgtcaaggccaaggaggagcTCATTGTCCAGTGTGGACCTCGCCGAATGGTCATCAagcctctcttctcccagcCTGGCCAAACACCAAACGATGTTCACAAGTACTGCCGATTCCTGCACCCTGGCCAGTCAGCTATTGCGACCTTCATGGGTCCTCTAACATGGGGTGCTGTGCCTGTGCTGTTCTTCAAGCGAACAACAgctgaggaggttgagaaggacgAGAACGAGAATGGCCCTCACATTGGTCTTTCACTCATCGGTACAGGAACCGCTCTACCACCATCCACATCTCGCGTCATCGCCAAGCGCATTATTCTCACTGGCCATCCTTACCACATTCACAAGAAGATCGTCACTATTCGATACATGTTCTTCAACCGAGAGGATGTCGAGTGGTTCAAGGCTCTACCTCTATGGACCAAGCGTGGCCGCAGTGGTTTCGTCAAGGAGCCTCTCGGTACACACGGTTACTTCAAGGCAACATTCGATGGACGTATCAACCCTCAAGACTCCATCGGCGTCAGTCTTTACAAGCGAGTGTGGCCACGAAATGCTGCCCCTGTGGAGGGACCGTTATTGGAAATCGAGCCCAGCGCAGTGCAGGCTGATGGCgatatgatgatggatgaccAGGCATAG